tttgtcatctcGTCGTGGTCGTCCCACAGATTAAACAACTTACCGttcaattatttccaaaaaggcCGTGCCCTGCGTACTTACAATTTCACACTTCCCTTTTATTTGATGCCACAAACTTCTCGAGAACTCACGCCGTAAACAGTAAATTTCGCATAATTTAAAGAATTCCTTTTGAATTGTTGCCAGCTCTGGTATCAATTTAAGGGCTGGTTAGGTTCGCTGTTGGACTGCGCCATTGTAGTGACCTTCCTCTAACCCCGCGTTAAAACGTGACTATCTTTGCCAAATTTCGTTTATAGAATGATCTCTcccttgttgttgttgttgcatgCACGCTTCACTTTTAAAACCGTCCCTTTGTCAATACACGAACGGAAATTaagcttcaattttgaattgtaaATAATAGTTTGTTAAACCCTTTTACTTAAATTCCAGATATTTCCACATTtgcttatttttcattattattaaaacattcGAAATCATTTTAACTGTAAATCAGCTCTCATTTCCTTACTAACCCTTGCTATAACTACCacagggaccattcaaatattacgtaacgcttttagGGGGAAGGGGGTGGGctatagcagtttgttacgctttgtggattttgcttataaattttgaaacgaatgtgttacgtaagGGGGAGTGGGGGTTGAAAGTGCTCAAAAATTGCGTTACGCAATATTTGAACGACCccttgagtgtctgaacactgaacacgaaacaatgatgtaattcacatattaaagCAGTTCTCTacggttaaataagcgttttccttaaggtggccattatgtccTTATCTCCCCTTCTCATatcctggattctgaatctaaaaactaaatgtgagatctgaatctgaaatctatatttgaaatttgaatctgaaacatgtatcggaaatctgaatctgaatcgaaAATCTGCGAtatgaatctgaatcagaaatcagcatctgaaatctgaatttctgaGGGTGAAAACGACAGGTTAATCCCTCGTTAAATAAAGCgtacaaaaaaacaagaaatctgaatttggaaaattgaatcTGGAGATCGAGTTTACAATCTTTATCTAAATTAATCTGCATTCTAAATCAGAAATTGAAATCTAGCACTGAATGTGGATCatgaaatgtgaatctgaatcggtaatatttttgtttcgattatagtcgttttaccatcattatggcattcgcgactttatcaacgttgcagttggcggatcgttattgaaaaacttatccggtacaactgtgttcgatgtttactcttgggctcgaactcgcggacatctgctcaggagacaacagacttgccaactgagctatatcacaagcccaaaatgAATCGGTAAtatcaaatctgaatctgatatcggttttttgaaatctgaattacCTGCTACCTgttaaaaaagtagaaaaaaatttagacgGTGTCCTCCACCGAACTCGCTCTTCTTGAAGATCCAGTGCGGCCCAAAGCAAACACATGCGGTGAAATCGAGATACGACCCACAACGCTCGCAATACTAGGCGCGCCTCACAAAGCATGCCTCGAGCATGAGTTCTATCATGGAAGCATGATCGGCAGAAAGCAGGAGACTAgagaaattaaaataacttgGACAGTTACGACACGACTCTCCCTGCCATCGGCAAGATTGACGTTCTGCCCCGAATAAGCCGGAGATTACTGGTGCAAACCATTTAACTACAAAGTCCCATTTattaaagatatttttcttttttcatgttcagtttttaaaaatttcaaaaaaaaaaaacatttaatgtatgtgaaataaaaattatcaggctacgtatttctagagtttgttttgattaggtcgtatgaaccaatataaacaaaactgagttaTCTACTGCAAACGATGGTCTAAGATGTATTCTATGATcagtaaaaatttggtttcatttgatcaatgaataattttagcaaattgatttgaatttaggacgtatgaTGACTTTCTAATTTTTGAGTGTAACTTGGTTTTGCATCGTTTTGCGCTACCGTGCACACAAAACTTTCAaggccggaaattagcaaaattttgctcaaatttgaccagctaaaatcttagcaatcaatttagcaattttttcgaactaaaatttgagcaaatgagagaaaaatttagccgccgcaatttttgctcacttttctagcaaaaaccggagaaaaagatcGCCCGGAcctgaaatatccaaatttatggttttttctCTAGTGATTTAAAGGgaatgtttgattattaaatacaatactcaaatttcattcacttttaatttatttttcacatttttcttaaaaattttgacactttgtaGAACAGAAGTTCCGATCTTGGGGACGCACCTTCCGGCGAGCGGAATGCAATGCCATTCTTACCAACGAGTGCACTAAGTTGTCTGTCGGATGGAGCTCGTTGAGTTTTCAGTCTCGGCCATTTCCATTTCCAGATTGTTGAGGATTTCTTTTCGAAGTTGTAACctggtagaaaaataataaacaattttgaatttaaaaagttggaaaatctgTATAATTTATAATTGACCTTACCTGTACGCTTCCGGCGACGATTAGGCTAGTTTATCGTAGTTGACTTAGCCATCTTTAGAACCACCAGAATCGAACTTTCGGAACCGCGCTCAATCGTGTTAGTTTGTTTTTTCCTCCCAACacgcggcggctgctgtctgtaCACAAAGCGGCtaaaaaactttcgttttactaaaatcaagcaagttaaactttaaaattacttaaatcaagtaaatttagctttttgctaactcgacggtaaaaaaatatttttgctaacggaaagtaacagtgaaattttgctaagtggagccccgaaagttttgggTGTGCATTGCCggcaggcttggcaaaagtcatcgtcatgaggcgtgaagctgtgactgtgaatcctcttggtccgtcaaactcaattgactgttccttaacgaccagtcacttcgtttgccagtcattcattccccattcatttgaagctaaaataataacctagtcaagcaatcgcattcaaccgaccgatgacgaaaaaggaacgcatttattattattgttgctcctgccagcaagccgaagacgaccgaaaaggaacaagaaaagcatttattattattgttgctcctgccagcaagctcgttttcagttttttattgctattgttgctttctgccagcaagtcgttcaattagttgtacctgccgtcagcagccgatcgaagtgtgaagagatttgccagtcactctcaggagaaattttgaccatgtgtaggagcttcgccagtcgatgatggagaaatgttgattgttgtcgtgctttatccgtcatgcgagtagtgaggctccgtcaattgagaacagtgccagtcgtttgatgaaacaaaactagtcgggttaagcgtgacgggcgaaatttaccatcactgattGCCGGGATGCAAAAAGTTGCAAAATAAACAGTCCGACGAGTTGGTTTACGACGTAATGCATTGTCGCGCAAATGCTTCGGTAAATGAGAATAAAATAAGGGAGAAGACAAAAAACTGTCGGCAGGAGTGTTATTAGCGATCCTATAGTATAGTGCGACGCCGCAAATTGGTTAAATTGGCATATTGGTGAGTACAAAAAGCTTCGTATTTCACTTTGTGAATATCCAGTAGTTTTTTATCATTACAGAGGCAGCAATAGTTTAAAGTTATGGATGCTTTTTCACACACCTCGATCGGCCAGTGGCGCCTCATTTTGTGCCGGAAATGTCTAGGTGGATTCCCAAAGGTCACATCCAGAAAGTGAAAAATCCTGGCTCCTTTGGAAGGGTAATTTCTGCGTACTAATCGAAAGGATTATTTTGTTGAGAGTATTTCTTCAATCAAATCCGAACCAATAACTGATAATTGGAAGCAATTGAATCAGTTTTTCGAATCAAACTATTCGATGGACCAAAAGACGTATGCGCCAAACGAAAAATGGATTAGGTCGTAAGTACATCTTCATTGATTAAAACTTAATTAACGTCAATTTCCAGTACGCCAGCATGTTCTGCGTCCATTTTTACGTTGACCTTCAAATTTACAGATTAACTGGACTAGTATTCataaaatgagaattgaaaatgtGATTCAGAactttaacatcgattttctcaaaacatgtccagtggctcatacgacctaatcaaaacaaactctagatttattcatgcaaaacagaaaaaaacctgaatatttaACAGAGATTTCAGTATTAACTACAAAAAACctaaaatttacatccctgtaTATTTTTACAACATGGCTTATGTAATTcgatttcgtgcattgttttcgctgtaaatttacacgcctcaaaagttacattcttaaaaaaataaatcgtgtattacaaaatttacattagaATCCGTATTCCGtattcgtgcatcgttttcgatctaaatttacacgattttttcttgcgGTCCTGAGAAATCCTGCAAGACATGTTTTTTTGTGCgcgtgtcctgattttcgataAAACCTGATAAAACCATCTGCAGACCTGGCCATGGCACATCAGCCTGggccagaggtgccaggtgtcctgatttatcaggatttgtcctgattttcgagagaccgtcctgattttttcaaaaactctcgagttgtcgagttgaaaatttgtccccaaaatgtcctgatttgttctgttttttatagaaacttcttaaatatgattgaatttgtagttaaactatgaaaagtttgaataaaaaggttataaaatagttaatCCCATATTTAACAGATGGTATaatcactgaccatactgactgcccaagcaaccagaattcccttaaaacgtgctcatagaagcttaatcagcccTTTTCCATGTTCCTAGAGAATTCTAtacagcccaaaatttaagttcttaaagctactttaaagttcgttaaagaagctgtagagaatgctaatcagcccttAAGGGAATGTCTAAAAACTTCTacgcgctgaaaaaaaaatcggtttgacagattgctctgacaaccagatgattGACCGGTCTAGCTTGGTTTAACTCATTGATTTatgttttaacattatttttattacaaagaaaCTGCTATTCGACTAAGGAATCGAACCACTGCTCTCTTACATGAAACGAAACTCCGCTAACCCCCTGACCAAACCAGCGTAACATTTAGAGGTTGTTTAAAGtggtatttaaacaaaatgtttttttttttttgaatatttttactcGATTAGAATTAgagtttcaattttggaaatgaattgtagaataaataaaatacacaaGCATATTCgtcataaaatattatttatcatAACTACTCAACACACATACGCGAGAGATTATCTTTTTACCGAAAACAGCAGGAGCTTCCGGCTGGGTGTGGGTATTATCTGAAACACTGGCGTTGATCTGATAGAACGAATGCTATCCGTCGTTCCTGGTTTGATGTTGTATTTACCGAAGGGTGGACACCGGTCTTGGATGGAACGGTATATAATTTTTCGGCTCTGCTTCTATCCGTCACAGTATTTGCTAAATCCGGCCGGAACCAGCCCCATTCGAATGATGATGTTTTCCAAATGTTAGCTCCTGCTGCTCCTGGTCCATTTTGATGGCTCTGATCCTGGATTTTACGCGAAGAAACAATTAAAAACGGATCGATTATTagattatatttttatataattgatTGCTGTTTTTAGTTCTTCTcatgtaaacaatcaacatatGTGAATTTTGATAGACAGGTGGCAGAAAATTTGACATGTCTCTTAAAAGGTGCAAACAAGTTCTTCGCGTTACCAAGATGGTTCCGTAACGGGTCATTAGAAAGTGCTAAGCGAACGTTTGCGCCTTTCTTGAATGAAGTTTCGTAAGatgcgcttagaagttcctTAATCATCTTTTTCACCTTTTCAAAGGCGCTGAAGGTTTCTAGGTAACTTTTAAGGTAATATGAGCACCTGAAAATCTCAAAACAtcttttttcagccaaataCGAACTTTGCAATTCCATGCTTAAGTAAGTgagcgacttttggttgcttgggtggacacttgatttttttttatggataatttttccaacagtacgcaatgtcgattccagagtgcgcatcgatcgatttgaagaaatgctatcccagtaaggaaatgccacccaactttaaaaataaaacacgcaatttctacgataaaatcgggctaaacaggaccatttttcctacagggcattttttatcaaatctttcaggttcgccacctgtcgtcggtattgcgaacctgcaaaatctgacaacaaaaaattagacagaaaatggttgaagttttgttctaagtgtcatgtcagtgtggtcagtggtataatcttcggttcagatgatattgaaatggtgtttttcgatatgaactaccGGCCTCCCAATAAGCTGCATACTGTTGTTGCATTAATCAAGTCGATTACAACACTtgtattgcgcctttatttatgaaatttaagcAGAAATcctcatttttttcatgaatcaagaggtgtcctgaaaaatcctgattttttacttcgcgttgtcctgattttttacgaaaccacctggcacccctggccTGGGCACCTCTGTTCAGTTTTAATCTGACGAACATTTTCAGTGTAGTGTAACGCATTCAAATCAACAAACAAATTTCGTAACGCCCAGAAAGAGGCGCCCGCCGTTTGATTTGAAACGATTTTCCTGTTCAATCAGGAAACTTCCGATATTCTTGGATTGAGTGAGAAAggtcctttttttaaattccggcTGCCAAGATGAGTCGCCGACGGCGTGAAAGCTCCCCGGAAGGTTCCGCTAAAAAGCGGACTCGTACCAGATCACCGGATGAGACCAATGACAGTGGCGATGAAGAGGTAAGAGCGCTTTGtgtttttcatacatttcgAAAACAACGGTAATAATTCCGAGATGGTTTTCAGGAGGAAAAGTTCAGCCAGCAACTGTCGAGTACTGCCGTGTCGAGAACCGATTCGACCGGCTCGATCGAACGGGCTATCATAAACGATATTCGGATGAATGTCCGGAGCgggaaaattttgtatattcaGCTAAAGAATTTTATGTGCCACCGGAACATGGTGGTGGAATTCAATAAGCGTGCTAACCTGCTGGTGGGTAATAATGGGAGCGGCAAAAGTGCGGTGCTGGCCGCGCTCACTATTGGCCTGGGTTGTTCGGCCAATAGCACCAATCGGAGCAGCAGCGTAAAGCGTAAGTATTTTTCGAATTAATTTTCTTAAGCCTTCAAGAGAGATACATACATCTATTTTCCAATCTGTAGTATCAGGGTCCTTCCGTAGAAAGTAATAATCAATATCTTGAATTCATCAAGTTCCaagaaatagaatatttttgagGGACATTCAAAAAGCTACAAGCTTGCAAACTTGATTAGAGTCAAATTTATTACGGTTCGATTAACGGAAGCTTCATTTAAATTCCTTCCAGAGTTGATAAAACATGGCGAAAGCCAAGCCATCGTCGAAATACACCTGGAGAACGACAGCTTCGATGCGTACGAGCGGGAGGTGTACGGCAACAAGATCATCGTGATACGGACGATAAGTGCATCTGGGGCCACCAGCTACAAGCTGAAGTCCGAAAGTGGCACCGTCGTTTCGACAAGTCGCAGCGAACTGCTCAAGCTGATCATGTACCTGAACATCCAGGTGGACAATCCGGTGTGTGTTTTAAATCAGGATTTGGCACGATCTTTCCTCAAAGATTCAGACGAAAAGAAACAGTACAGCCTGTTCCTGAAGGCAACGCAAATCGATGCTATTACAGCCAAGTTGAATGGTTGCACTCCACAGTTGGAGAATGCCAAGCACAATTTGGAGTGCAACGAAAAAAGTCTCCGTTACATGGACAAGGAAATCGAACAACTTCGCGAGAAGTATCAGAACCTTCAGTCAGTGGAAAAGCTAAAAGAAGTGATCACGACTTCCAAACTCAAGCTGGGCTGGCGGATTGTCTCGGACAAGGATGGAGAGTGTTCCAAGGTGGAAGATCGATTGCGCGACCGATTGAACACCATGAAGGAGTACATGAACGCGATTCAAAACAAGGAAGCGATCGAGGCGGATATTGAGCGTACTATTCAGGGCTTTCGGAGCGATATCGACGCGAAGAAGGTTAACTTCGACGAGCTGAAGCAGAAATACATCCAGGCTCGACAGATAGGCGCACAGCTGCAGGAACAGTTGGCCGACAAGGAACGCCAAATTAAAAAGACAAAGGACCGAATGGCCCGCCAAGCGGAAGACATCAAAAGTTTGGAGAGCGACCTAAAGCAACGGAGCGAATCGTAAGTTatgatcaatttattttataaggGTGAGACGGTAGTGACATTTACGAAATTTCACAGTGGTTCCAACAAAGTTGCCCAGGAAAAGCGACGCAACGAGCAGCTGATTGCGGAGTATACGGATCAAATGAGCGAATTGAAGGCAATGATTTCGAATGCTCTGCGCGATGTCGAAACACTGCGCAACACTATGTCGCAGATTACGGACGCTAAAGAGGAGGCCGGCCACAAACGGGTGGCAAAACAGCGGGAAAAATGTAAGTACACACCAACTTTTTCTAGTGTCTAGaccttcagatttttttcataaacgaacacacacacataggatcacagaaagtgtactatatgtatgccatgaccgggattcgatctcacgaACCTCGGCGCAGATGTCTTCAActaaccactacgccaaagccACTGGAAAATTGATTGCTTGCattctcttaatttttattgatctATCCTAACATTAAACTATTAAACATCTTCCAGCTCGAATGGAGGACCAGCTGCGGCAGTTCGAAAACTCCTCCCGCGATAGTCTGTCGGTGTATGGGCACAACATGTCGGCctttgttgccaaaatcaaacagCTGCACGAGAGGGGGCGCTTTTCGGAAATGCCCCGGGGCCCTCTAGGCCAGTACATCAAGGTTAAAGATAAACGACTAACGGCGGTAGTCGAGACCGTCATTTCCCAGGGTATGTTGACGGCATTCTACGTCAATTCGGATGCCGATCGGAACACGATGAACCAGTTGATCCAAAAAGAGTTCCCGGAGATGCGAGGCAAGACGATCATAACCAGCCGATTCCACAAGCAGGTGTATGACGTACGGGAGGGTTGTGTGAGGAGTGTACCGGAAGCCCACTCGCTGATGAAGCTGATCAGCGTGAGCGATCCGGTGGTGATGAATTGTCTGATCGatcagataaaaattgaaacgatTCTGGTGGTGGAGAAACAGGACTTGGCCATCCATCTGACCAGTCAGAGTGAGAATGTGCCGCAAAATTTGCAGAAAGTGGTTGTTATGGAACCGTTTTCGGAGTTTTTCCCGATGCCCAATTATAGAAGTTATGGGTTGCCGAAACGACCGGCGAGATACCTCCAGGTGAGTGGAATAATTTGGATTGGGGgaatttcgttttaaaaaatcttttttttttcaaggttaaCATGACTGAGCTCAAGAAACAAACCGAGCAAAGAATGGAGGTTCTGAACGAAGAACTTTTGGATATACAGCGAGAGGTTgatgaagaaaataagaaacTGGCGGAGAAACAGAGGTCTCTGAACGAAAAGCAAAAGCAAATGGACCGCCAGCTGAGAGAAGCCAACTCGCTGGAACTGAAAATTAACGAACTAAAGTCAATCGACTATCCGGCGGAAACCGAAGAAGCGACTTTGCAAACTGAGCTGGAAGAGTTGAGAGTACTGCAAGTCGAGATGACCGAGTCCATTCAGAAGGAAACCGCGTCGCTTGAAGAGTTCAAGCGCGACATAGCGGCTCAAAGTAAGAACATTCAGGAGAAGCGAACCAACATGACGGATATCGAGAAACAGATTCAAGAAATTCAGGACAAAATTGACGCCGAGCAGTCGAAGCGACACGACATGCAAGCCAATTCTAAAACCAAACAGCAACAGTTGGAACGGCTGCGGACGGAGGTACAATCGCTACAAACGGAACGCAACGCATTGAAACAATCGCTGGAGGCGGCCACCCAGGAGGCACAGGAGCTTGGAGATCGTGTTGAAGTGaccgaaaatcaggaaaaactgAGGCACAAAATATCCTCCACCGAGAAGCGAATAAAGTATGGATTCGGAACATCTTTTACAATTaggaaattggaaattttatatattttttaaaacaatttttaggcATATCAATTCGGCGAACGACAAAATCGAAGACATCGAAGCCATTTTGAACAATACGGAAATGAAACGCGAAACCTCGCTGCGGTACACGGACTCGCTAAAAAAGGTCATTAAAATCTTGCAGAACTCCCGCTCGGCGCGATACGCTTACCTCACCAAGCTCAAGTCGCACATGTCCCTTCGGGTGAAGCACAAGTTTAATGTGAGTATTCTCAAAATGGTAAACTTTGAATACAGTTCCTTAAAATAATCTGTTAACAACTCGATTGTAGACCGTTATGCAGTTGCGTGGCTTCGTGGGAGAAATTGTGATGGACACCAAAAACTGTACCCTAGCTCTTTCGGTCGTTCCGCGGGATAAAAACATCTCGAATGCCGTTTCCAACACCAAATCCCTCTCCGGAGGGGAACGATCCTACTCGACGGTGGCGTTCCTCATTGCGCTGTGGTCCTGTGTCGATACGCCCTTCTATTTTCTGGACGAGTACGACGTGTTCACCGATCAGGTGAACCGGCACATGATGACCATGCTGTTGCTGAACGAAACCAAGAAGAAACCGGACCGGCAGTTCTGCTTCCTCACCCCGCAGGACATGAGCAACATCCAGGCGAACGATAATTTGAAGATTCATCGGTGAGATACTAGTATTTTTGAAGGTGTTTTTTACGagctaacaatttttttttgtattttagaatGCCAGACCCTGAACGATGCTGATTTACCAGATTCCAACTTCTAGACTGAACGGTGATGTCCACCTTACTCTTAGATATTGACTCTGTTATTTTCCTTCTGTTAACTTTTTATGTTCTCCAATTATTTGATTTACatgaatgatttttataaaGAAAACAGACCATAGTGGAAATTGAGTTTATGTTTTTCTCAATCATAGTTGATGCCGAAATCCATTAGTTGTCTCGAGAAGTATGTTAGTGCACTTGTAGTCTAGAAAAGTTCGAGATTTTCTCTCAATTGAGGAATTTTGGGATTGTTTTtccaaagaaatgaaaaaaaacacaccacatattataaaatgtttgtCATTTATTTTCCTCTCTAATTGTTCATTATTTCTTTCTCTTCTTTTCTAAGTGTGTTGTTCTGTGTAATGTAATTTTGATACATGTGTTCGTTTGTTTGTGTTTATTGTGTGTATGTGTATTTTTATTGTATAAGAGTtcagttttgtattttcttctttataatttattcaTCATTATTATAAATGTCGAGTAAACTAAATTCAAATAGTACAATATTATACTTCATTTATGATACTTGCGTTTATCTTCGCCACCACTTTAGAGTGTGTTGCAATCAGAagagtttttgtttctttatatATATGTAATAATTACTTATATAGCATTTCACACTATCAACTAATATGTATATGCATATGTATATACTTCGCCgacgttttttttactttttccctTTGATATCCacacttaaactttttttttgtttcacgcGTAAGAGgacgaaaaacaaaaacgattaaTTGTctgttttcctttattttcaatcGACAACCAATTGCGTGTGCCTCTTTTCTGGACTAACGATGCAGATCGTCGGAAAAATGAAATATCTTTCATTATTTTCAGTTGAATCCAGTCAACTGTTTCTAATATACCCTTCCTTAAATTGGTTGCGGCGCTCAAACTTTCTAACTAACTATGTAGAATCTtgatgaatttattatttactttttgTTTTAGTTGTTGTTTTTCCTCATCTCAAACTTATTGTAATTATTCAACAATTTTCGTACCATGTTCGTCGCGTGTACCTGGTGAGTTCTCCTGTTTTCATTTTGTGTGTGCTgcctctgattttttttttgtgaaactaGAGATTATTGAAGATATTTCTTCTTTCCTGTTTCCGGTAAATGTTTTCACCTTTGACCGTTTTTTCAGTGTTAAAAAAGATACTGCAACATAAAAAGTTCAATCGAAACATTCACTGGTTGGTTTGGTAgatatcaaaatattaaaagatgACCGATTATTCCAAGTTTACACTTTATGGCATCAACTGTGAAGGTTTTTCAATAGATGGGAAGGTTTCCCTTTTTAGTGGaactgaaaatataattttaaaatatgaaaaacggAGAATCCGTGCAAAAAAATAATGCCTAAAAACCTCTTCTTGTTGAACGAACTCTCACGATCGGAGCCTCATATCTATTTAAGTATGTAAGTTATTCCTTTATTGTAAAAGAAACTCTCAAAAATTGAAGATAGTCGCAAAATTCGGAAAATCCGCGCCTCATAAATAAAGGTCAAACAAATTCGACACGAACAACGTCTGGTCAAAAAATAATCCAAGCTTGAAGCATTTAAAGGATGGATTAATTGGATTTATTACCTGTAGATCAATCAGCCAAAttattgtagaatttttttttgccataaaagtggTTCCAGAAAGTAGAGATGTGTCAGACGAATTGGTgatgtgaaaaaaatccttgtttctcaaaaaaaaaaaaaaaagatgaaaataggCCCAACTTTACAATGAATTAACAGTTattttgaattcgaatttgtaacgttttaagaaaaagtagattatttacAAGTATTTTACAAGTGTTGATAAATTAGAATGCTCGGGCGAGCTGTATTTTCTGACAAAATCTATCTTTCCAACCTTTCTAACCAGCCAAGAAAAGTTGGCGACAagttgtggctccagagagtggtaCGACGCACTAATACTCTTCacatcaaacaataaaaaaaggcaTTAATTTTTAGACTGAATATATATGTAAGTATGGCTACGTGAAAAGTATTTGAGAATGCTGTTCAGTGTACAAGATTGTTGCTTATCGACGAAATTGACAAGCAGGCTTGGAAAAATCAGATATGAATCGAAGCAATCCTTAAAAAGAACACACATTCAGATTCAAAGAGCTTTTTTTCAATCCATTCCTAAACTAACTGCCAGACTATTCAGAcgatttattgaactttttaaaaatccttttaaaaatcttaatttttccgGCTTTTGTGCATATTGGAGAAAACAAAACTTACTAACATGGCGTTGGACCTTTCCTTCTGCTGCAAATGAGAAGAAACGGTCGCCGTGCAGAGTAAAGTACTTGCTGATGGGTGCGAAGTAATTTGGGCGTCCGAGAATTTCT
This sequence is a window from Uranotaenia lowii strain MFRU-FL chromosome 3, ASM2978415v1, whole genome shotgun sequence. Protein-coding genes within it:
- the LOC129751146 gene encoding structural maintenance of chromosomes protein 6, with product MSRRRRESSPEGSAKKRTRTRSPDETNDSGDEEEEKFSQQLSSTAVSRTDSTGSIERAIINDIRMNVRSGKILYIQLKNFMCHRNMVVEFNKRANLLVGNNGSGKSAVLAALTIGLGCSANSTNRSSSVKQLIKHGESQAIVEIHLENDSFDAYEREVYGNKIIVIRTISASGATSYKLKSESGTVVSTSRSELLKLIMYLNIQVDNPVCVLNQDLARSFLKDSDEKKQYSLFLKATQIDAITAKLNGCTPQLENAKHNLECNEKSLRYMDKEIEQLREKYQNLQSVEKLKEVITTSKLKLGWRIVSDKDGECSKVEDRLRDRLNTMKEYMNAIQNKEAIEADIERTIQGFRSDIDAKKVNFDELKQKYIQARQIGAQLQEQLADKERQIKKTKDRMARQAEDIKSLESDLKQRSESGSNKVAQEKRRNEQLIAEYTDQMSELKAMISNALRDVETLRNTMSQITDAKEEAGHKRVAKQREKSRMEDQLRQFENSSRDSLSVYGHNMSAFVAKIKQLHERGRFSEMPRGPLGQYIKVKDKRLTAVVETVISQGMLTAFYVNSDADRNTMNQLIQKEFPEMRGKTIITSRFHKQVYDVREGCVRSVPEAHSLMKLISVSDPVVMNCLIDQIKIETILVVEKQDLAIHLTSQSENVPQNLQKVVVMEPFSEFFPMPNYRSYGLPKRPARYLQVNMTELKKQTEQRMEVLNEELLDIQREVDEENKKLAEKQRSLNEKQKQMDRQLREANSLELKINELKSIDYPAETEEATLQTELEELRVLQVEMTESIQKETASLEEFKRDIAAQSKNIQEKRTNMTDIEKQIQEIQDKIDAEQSKRHDMQANSKTKQQQLERLRTEVQSLQTERNALKQSLEAATQEAQELGDRVEVTENQEKLRHKISSTEKRIKHINSANDKIEDIEAILNNTEMKRETSLRYTDSLKKVIKILQNSRSARYAYLTKLKSHMSLRVKHKFNTVMQLRGFVGEIVMDTKNCTLALSVVPRDKNISNAVSNTKSLSGGERSYSTVAFLIALWSCVDTPFYFLDEYDVFTDQVNRHMMTMLLLNETKKKPDRQFCFLTPQDMSNIQANDNLKIHRMPDPERC